The Juglans regia cultivar Chandler chromosome 2, Walnut 2.0, whole genome shotgun sequence genome includes a window with the following:
- the LOC109021789 gene encoding MDIS1-interacting receptor like kinase 2-like codes for MHHDCSPPINHRDISSSNILLDSQFEAHVSDFGTAKLLELDSSNWTSPAGTYGYIAPELAYTMKVTEKCDVHSFGVLAIEVIRGKHPDDFISSLSSPLAVENIQVKDVLDQRLPFPTVQVENELILVVQLAMKCLNVCPQSRLPMNMISKVLSTNINAHS; via the exons ATGCACCATGATTGCTCCCCTCCGATTAATCATCGTGACATATCAAGCAGCAACATCTTGTTAGATTCTCAATTTGAGGCTCATGTTTCAGACTTTGGGACTGCTAAGCTTTTGGAGCTAGACTCATCCAATTGGACTTCCCCTGCAGGCACTTATGGATATATTGCACCag AGCTTGCTTATACAATGAAGGTAactgaaaaatgtgatgtgCATAGCTTTGGGGTATTGGCAATCGAAGTCATTAGAGGAAAGCATCCCGATGATTTCATCTCCTCACTATCATCGCCGTTAGCTGTGGAGAACATACAGGTGAAAGATGTGTTGGACCAACGCCTTCCATTTCCAACAGTTCAAGTTGAGAATGAACTAATATTAGTTGTACAGCTTGCCATGAAATGCTTAAATGTCTGTCCACAATCAAGGCTGCCGATGAACatgatttctaaagtgttatcgACCAATATTAATGCACATTCCTAG
- the LOC109021700 gene encoding probable leucine-rich repeat receptor-like protein kinase At1g35710 → MTVSETEEKIALSSNWSYRYQCAQRAKAEEADFSIVQKVGFVAYRVALPDYFDGSIVKINITESSLQGTLQGFSFLSFPNLAYIDLYMNALFGSIPPQISYLSELEYLDLSLNKFSSKIPPEIGRLTNLKVLHLRQNNLNGSIPEEIGRLNILTEFVLQNNQIDGFIPSSLGNMSNLVILFLYGNELSGFVPPEMGNLSNLDQLDISHNLLTDPIPPTFGNLKKLTILHMFDNSLTGPIPSELGNLKSLKSVSLQHNNLLGSIPASLGDLGSIPDSNAFLNASIGALQGNKGLCGNVTGLEPCNASMIYKHSSKRGHKVVFLLVCPLLGAVTVLLSIFGFVLFMQRRNTDLESKQSKTEDQVLSLSIVHINGRTLYDKIIKVTNGFDALYYIGKGGHGTIYKVGLTSGDILAVKKFNRPLHDAGENRFQKEFLNEIRALIDIRH, encoded by the exons ATGACGGTTTCAGAAACCGAGGAGAAGATTGCATTGAGCAGCAACTGGTCCTATCGATACCAGTGTGCACAACGAGCCAAAGCAGAGGAAGCGGACTTCTCA ATCGTACAGAAGGTTGGgtttgttgcttatagagtggccTTGCCGGACTATTTTGATG GAAGCATCGTCAAAATAAACATTACCGAATCTAGCTTACAAGGTACGCttcaaggattttcttttttgtcatttcCAAATCTTGCGTACATTGATCTTTACATGAACGCACTTTTTGGTTCAATTCCACCTCAAATTAGCTACCTGTCAGAACTCGAATATCTCGATTTGTCCTTGAATAAGTTTTCAAGCAAAATCCCACCAGAAATTGGTAGGCTCACTAATCTTAAGGTCCTCCACCTCAGACAGAATAACTTAAACGGCTCCATTCCTGAAGAAATAGGGCGCCTAAACATTCTAACTGAATTTGTTCTTCAAAACAACCAGATAGACGGTTTCATCCCTTCTTCTTTAGGCAATATGAGCAACTtggttattttgtttctttatggCAATGAACTTTCTGGTTTCGTTCCTCCAGAAATGGGAAACCTCTCCAATTTGGATCAACTTGACATTAGTCACAACCTCCTGACAGATCCAATCCCTCCCACTTTTGGGAACTTGAAAAAGCTAACCATCTTGCACATGTTTGATAATTCACTTACTGGCCCCATCCCTTCAGAACTTGGAAATTTGAAATCCCTAAAGAGTGTAAGTCTTCAACACAATAATCTTTTGGGTTCAATTCCAGCATCATTAGGTGATTTG GGTTCAATTCCCGATAGCAACGCATTTCTAAATGCTTCCATAGGAGCATTACAAGGGAACAAGGGATTGTGCGGTAATGTTACAGGACTAGAACCTTGCAATGCTTCCATGATATACAAACATAGCTCAAAAAGGGGACACAAAGTTGTGTTTCTTCTCGTTTGCCCGCTTTTAGGAGCAGTTACTGTTCTACTTTCTATCTTTGGGTTTGTTCTGTTTATGCAAAGAAGAAATACAGATCTAGAATCCAAACAAAGCAAGACCGAGGACCAAGTACTGTCTCTTTCAATAGTACATATCAATGGAAGAACATTGTatgataaaatcataaaagtgACCAATGGTTTTGATGCTCTATACTACATTGGGAAAGGAGGACATGGAACTATCTATAAAGTAGGGCTAACTTCAGGTGATATCTTAGCCGTGAAGAAATTCAATCGACCACTACATGATGCTGGTGAGAACAGATTTCAAAAGGAGTTCTTGAATGAGATAAGGGCATTGATAGACATACGCCATTGA